CCGCGGCGTCGACTTCAAGGAACTGCTGGGCATCTTCCGGTGCACCGACCACGGTGGCTGGGACTTCCAGGCCCACGGCTTCCACCCGTACACCATCGTGATCGGCAACCAGGTCCTCAACGCCGCCGGCTACGCGATGGGCCAGAAGTTCGAGGGCAAGGTCGGCGACGACGACGGCGAAGCCACCATCGTCTACTTCGGCGACGGCGCCACCTCGCAGGGCGACGTGCACGAGGGTTTCGTGTGGGCCGCGGTGTACGACGCGCCGCTGGTGTTCTTCTGCCAGAACAACCAGTGGGCGATCTCCGAGCCGACCGAACGCCAGTCCCGCCTGCCGCTCTACCAGCGCGCCCGCGGGTACGGGTTCCCCGGCATCCGCGTCGACGGCAACGACGTGCTGGCCTGCCTCGCGGTGACCCGGTGGGCGCTCGAAGAGTGCCGCCACGGCAACGGCCCGGTGCTGATCGAGGCGTTCACCTACCGGATGGACGCCCACACCACCACCGACGACCCGACCCGCTACCGGCTCTCCGACGAGCTCGAGGTGTGGAAGCACAAGGACCCCATCGAGCGTGTGCGGGTGCACCTGGCGCGCAGCGGGTTCGCCGACCAGGCGTGGTTCGACCAGATCCAGGCCGAGGCCGACGCGTTCGCCGCCGACCTGCGCGAGTTCTGCTTCAACATGCCCGAACCGCCGCCGGAACGCGTGTTCGCCAACGTCTACGCCGAACCGTCGCCGGTGCTCGACGCCCAGCGCGACGAGTACCTGTCCTACCTCGCCGGTTTCGTGGAAGCGGGTGAGCGCTGATGGCCGCCCCCGTCAAGTCCCCTGTGGACGGTGCCGTGCCCGCGATGCAGAAGCTGACCATCGGGAAGGCCCTGAACCTGGGCCTGCGTGCCGCGATGGAGGCCGACGACAAGGTCATCGTCCTCGGTGAGGACGTCGGCAAGCTCGGCGGCGTCTTCCGCATCACCGACGGGCTGCAGAAGGACTTCGGCGAGCAGCGCGTGCTGGACACGCCGCTGGCCGAGTCCGGCATCATCGGCACCGCGGTCGGCCTCGCCGTGCGCGGGTTCCGGCCGGTGTGCGAGATCCAGTTCGAGGGCTTCATCTTCCCCGGCTTCGACCAGATCTCTTCGCAACTGGCGAAGCTGCACTACCGGACGCAGGGCAAGGTCAAGGTCCCGGTGGTCGTGCGGGTGCCCTTCGGCGGCGGGATCGGGGCGGTCGAGCACCACTCCGAGTCGCCGGAGTCGCTGTTCGCGCACATCCCCGGGCTGAAGGTCGTGTCGTGCTCCAACCCGGCCGACGCGTACTGGATGATCCAGCAGGCCATCGACTGCGACGACCCGGTGCTGTTCTTCGAGCCGAAGCGGCTCTACCACAACGGGCAGCTCAAGTCCGAAGTGGACACCACGACGCCGCCGGGGCCGCTGTTCGCCTCGCGGGTGGTGCGCCAGGGCACCGACTGCACGCTGGTCGCCTACGGGCCGTCGGTGAAGGTGTGTCTGGACGCGGCCGAGGCCGCGGCGGAAGAGGGCCGGTCGCTGGAGGTCATCGACCTCCGCACGATCTCGCCGCTCGACCTGGCGCCGGTGTTCGAGTCGGTGCGCCGCACCGGGCGGCTGGTCGCGGTCAGCGAGGCGTCGTCGGAGTCGTCGATCACCTCGGAGATCGCCGCGCGCGTGCAGCAGGAGTGCTTCTACTCGCTGGAGGCGCCGGTGCTGCGCGCCACCGGGTTCGACACCCCGTACCCGCCGTCCAAACTCGAGGAGCACTTCCTCCCCGACCTGGACCGGGTGCTGCACACCGTCGACCGCGCGATGGGCTGGTGAGGCGGGGTGCCCGAGTACAAGCAGTTCCTGCTCGCCGACACCGCCGAAGGCCTGACCGAAGCCGAGATCCTGAACGTCCGGGTGCAGCCCGGCGACGAGGTGACGGTCAACCAGATCGTCGTCGAGGTGGAGACCGCGAAGGCCGCCGTCGAGCTGCCCATCCCGTGGGCAGGCGTGATCACCGAGGTGCTGGCCGAGCCCGGCGCGACCGTCGAGGTCGGGGCGCCGCTGCTGACCGTCGACGTCGACCCGGCCGGGTCGTCGGCGTCTCCGGCCCAGGCGGTGAACGGCTCGTCCGCGCCGGCGCCTGCCGCGGCCGAGGAGGAGATGAAGCCGCTGGTCGGCTACGGCTCGAAGACGACCGAGGCGCGGCGACGACCGCGTCGGGCCGCTCCGTCCGCCGCACCGCCTGCTGCTCCTCCCGCCGCACCGGCTGCTCCGGCGCCGGCGCCCGCGGCGGCGCGGGGTGGCTACGTGCCGCTGGCCAAGCCGCCGGTGCGCAAGCTCGCCAAGGACCTCGGTGTCGACCTGTCGACCCTGACCGGGTCGGCGGACGGCGGGATCATCACGCGCGAGGACGTCGAGCGGGCGGCCCGTCCGGCTGCTCCCGCTGCTCCCGCGCCGGTGGCCGGGTCGCGTGAGCGTCGGGTGCCGGTCAAGGGCGTCCGCAAGGCGACCGCGCAGGCGATGGTGTCCAGCGCGTTCACCGCGCCGCACGTCACGGAGTTCCTCACCATCGACGTCACGCCGATGATGGAGCTGCGTGAGCGGCTGAAGAAGCACCCGGACTTCGCCGGGGTGAAGCTGACCCCGCTGGCCTTCGCGGCCAAGGCCGTGTGCATGGCGGTGAAGCGGACGCCGGACGTCAACGCCACCTGGGACGAGGCGGCGGGCGAGATCGTCTACAAGGACTACGTGCACCTGGGCATCGCCGCGGCGACGCCCCGCGGGCTCGTGGTGCCGAAGATCCGGGACGCGGACGCGATGTCGCTGCCCGAGCTGGCGCGGGCGCTGGACCAGCTGACCACGACCGCGCGCGAAGGCAAGACCCCGCCCGCGGACATGGTCAACGGGACGATCACGATCACCAACGTCGGGGTGTTCGGGGTGGACACCGGCACGCCGATCATCAACCCGGGCGAGGCCGCGATCCTGGCCTTCGGCGCGATCAAGGACGCGCCGTGGGTGGTGGACGGGCAGCTCGCCGTGCGGAAGGTGCTGCAGCTGTCGCTGAGCTTCGACCACCGGCTGGTCGACGGGCAGCAGGGCTCGCAGTTCCTCGCCGACGTCGGCGCGCTGCTGGCCGATCCGGCCATGGCGATCACGTACTGACGGTTCGGGGCCGCGTTCCGGCGCGGCCCCGTTCTTCTACCCGCTTGACGGAGTGAGCGCTCACTCCGCACACTGGTCCCATGACCGCTCCTCCCCGCCGCCGGGCGCCCGGCATGAGCGCCGAAGACCGGCGCCGGATGATCGTGCAGGCCGTGCTGCCGCTGGTCGTCGAGCACGGTGCCGCCGTGACCACCGCCCAGATCGCGCGCGCCGCCGGCATCGGCGAAGGCACGATCTTCCGCGCCTTCAAGGACAAGGACGAACTGCTCGACGCCTGTGTCGCCGAAGCGCTCAAACCGGACAGCGCGCTGGCGGTGGTCGCCGAGATCCCG
The window above is part of the Amycolatopsis thermoflava N1165 genome. Proteins encoded here:
- the pdhA gene encoding pyruvate dehydrogenase (acetyl-transferring) E1 component subunit alpha, coding for MPSPEQWTHPEPGEGPAAQAAQPSREQVIAGLRNTDAGGAEVTQLLTPEGERIASPQFDRYISDVDPEALRGLYRDMVLVRRADREANAMQRQGQLGIWVPLLGQEAAQVGSGRALKPQDMAFPSYREHGVAYTRGVDFKELLGIFRCTDHGGWDFQAHGFHPYTIVIGNQVLNAAGYAMGQKFEGKVGDDDGEATIVYFGDGATSQGDVHEGFVWAAVYDAPLVFFCQNNQWAISEPTERQSRLPLYQRARGYGFPGIRVDGNDVLACLAVTRWALEECRHGNGPVLIEAFTYRMDAHTTTDDPTRYRLSDELEVWKHKDPIERVRVHLARSGFADQAWFDQIQAEADAFAADLREFCFNMPEPPPERVFANVYAEPSPVLDAQRDEYLSYLAGFVEAGER
- a CDS encoding alpha-ketoacid dehydrogenase subunit beta, with protein sequence MAAPVKSPVDGAVPAMQKLTIGKALNLGLRAAMEADDKVIVLGEDVGKLGGVFRITDGLQKDFGEQRVLDTPLAESGIIGTAVGLAVRGFRPVCEIQFEGFIFPGFDQISSQLAKLHYRTQGKVKVPVVVRVPFGGGIGAVEHHSESPESLFAHIPGLKVVSCSNPADAYWMIQQAIDCDDPVLFFEPKRLYHNGQLKSEVDTTTPPGPLFASRVVRQGTDCTLVAYGPSVKVCLDAAEAAAEEGRSLEVIDLRTISPLDLAPVFESVRRTGRLVAVSEASSESSITSEIAARVQQECFYSLEAPVLRATGFDTPYPPSKLEEHFLPDLDRVLHTVDRAMGW
- a CDS encoding dihydrolipoamide acetyltransferase family protein — translated: MPEYKQFLLADTAEGLTEAEILNVRVQPGDEVTVNQIVVEVETAKAAVELPIPWAGVITEVLAEPGATVEVGAPLLTVDVDPAGSSASPAQAVNGSSAPAPAAAEEEMKPLVGYGSKTTEARRRPRRAAPSAAPPAAPPAAPAAPAPAPAAARGGYVPLAKPPVRKLAKDLGVDLSTLTGSADGGIITREDVERAARPAAPAAPAPVAGSRERRVPVKGVRKATAQAMVSSAFTAPHVTEFLTIDVTPMMELRERLKKHPDFAGVKLTPLAFAAKAVCMAVKRTPDVNATWDEAAGEIVYKDYVHLGIAAATPRGLVVPKIRDADAMSLPELARALDQLTTTAREGKTPPADMVNGTITITNVGVFGVDTGTPIINPGEAAILAFGAIKDAPWVVDGQLAVRKVLQLSLSFDHRLVDGQQGSQFLADVGALLADPAMAITY